One window from the genome of Oryza glaberrima chromosome 3, OglaRS2, whole genome shotgun sequence encodes:
- the LOC127767799 gene encoding DNA-directed RNA polymerases II, IV and V subunit 9B-like produces MSTMKFCRECNNILYPKEEKDRRLLLFACRNCEHQEVSESKCVYRNEVAHAAGERTQVLQDVASDPTLPRTKTVRCAACGHGEAVFFQATARGEEGMTLFFVCCNLTCAHRWRE; encoded by the exons ATGAGCACCATGAAGTTTTGCCGCGAGTG CAACAACATCCTGTACCCTAAGGAGGAGAAGGaccggcggctgctgctgttCGCGTGCCGGAACTGCGAGCACCAG gAGGTATCGGAGAGCAAGTGCGTGTATCGGAACGAGGTGGCGCACGCGGCCGGGGAGCGGACGCAGGTGCTGCAGGACGTGGCGTCGGACCCGACACTGCCGCGCACAAAGACGGTGAGGTGCGCCGCCTGCGGGCACGGCGAGGCCGTCTTCTTCCAGGCCACcgcccgcggcgaggagggcatGACCCTCTTCTTCGTCTGCTGCAACCTCACCTGCGCCCACCGATGGAGGGAATGA